From a single Intestinibaculum porci genomic region:
- the folD gene encoding bifunctional methylenetetrahydrofolate dehydrogenase/methenyltetrahydrofolate cyclohydrolase FolD: MKLINGKEISKSIKDEIKAEVEALKAAGKRLPKLVVVLVGDNQASQVYVRNKERGCQYTGMLSEIIRRDNNCTQEELLKIIDDLNHDDHVDGILVQLPLPKQIDEQAIIEAIDPTKDVDGFHPRNIAKLFLNEEGLVPCTPAGMMAMLDAIGYDLDGKEVCVVGRSNIVGKPVSLLALARNATVTIAHSHTKDLPKVTSRADVLIAAIGQPKFFTKEYIKEGAVVLDVGMDRDENNKLCGDVDFEDVKDKCHAITPVPGGVGPMTIALLLKNTMKAYKMRG, encoded by the coding sequence ATGAAATTGATAAATGGTAAAGAAATATCAAAAAGCATCAAAGATGAAATCAAAGCTGAAGTCGAAGCACTTAAAGCAGCGGGTAAACGTCTGCCTAAGTTAGTTGTTGTCTTAGTCGGTGATAACCAGGCTTCTCAGGTTTATGTACGTAATAAAGAAAGAGGCTGCCAGTATACGGGCATGCTTTCAGAAATCATCCGTCGTGATAATAACTGCACGCAGGAAGAATTATTGAAGATTATTGATGATCTTAATCATGATGATCATGTTGATGGGATCTTAGTCCAGCTGCCATTACCAAAACAGATTGATGAACAGGCGATTATTGAAGCGATTGATCCGACGAAGGATGTGGATGGTTTCCATCCGCGCAATATTGCCAAGCTGTTTTTAAATGAAGAGGGTTTAGTACCTTGTACGCCAGCGGGCATGATGGCGATGTTAGATGCCATTGGTTATGATTTAGATGGTAAGGAAGTCTGTGTTGTCGGTCGTTCCAATATTGTCGGCAAGCCTGTTTCATTACTTGCTTTAGCCCGTAATGCGACGGTGACGATCGCTCATTCTCATACCAAAGATTTACCAAAAGTGACTTCTCGTGCGGATGTCCTGATTGCGGCGATTGGTCAGCCTAAGTTCTTTACGAAAGAATATATTAAAGAAGGGGCTGTTGTCTTAGATGTCGGTATGGACCGCGATGAAAACAATAAGTTATGCGGTGATGTAGACTTTGAAGATGTTAAAGACAAATGTCATGCCATTACGCCGGTTCCTGGTGGGGTTGGGCCGATGACGATTGCCTTATTATTAAAGAATACAATGAAAGCTTATAAGATGAGAGGATAG
- a CDS encoding DUF951 domain-containing protein, producing MEYGLHDIIEMKKPHPCKKSTQWEIIRMGADIKIKCMGCGAIVMFSRRDFEKRLKKVITHHE from the coding sequence ATGGAGTACGGATTACACGATATTATTGAAATGAAGAAACCTCATCCCTGCAAGAAATCTACGCAGTGGGAGATTATTCGCATGGGCGCAGATATCAAAATCAAATGCATGGGCTGCGGGGCGATTGTTATGTTTTCCCGTCGTGATTTTGAGAAGCGTTTAAAGAAAGTGATTACACATCACGAGTAA
- a CDS encoding MarR family winged helix-turn-helix transcriptional regulator gives MKYECLNIKNQLCFPLYAVSHKVTKRYKPYLDELDLTYTQYITMMVLWDQEKISVKDLGKQLHLDSGTLTPLLKRLEKKGLITRQRYKDDERVLLVSITKEGMDLQEKAHTIPERIGACLPLNKEESLQLYHLLYKILDDMEEE, from the coding sequence ATGAAATATGAATGTTTAAACATTAAAAATCAATTATGCTTTCCGCTCTACGCGGTTTCACATAAAGTCACAAAACGTTATAAACCTTATCTGGATGAACTTGATTTAACGTATACCCAGTATATTACCATGATGGTCTTATGGGATCAGGAAAAAATCAGTGTCAAAGATTTAGGAAAACAGCTGCATCTAGATTCTGGAACCTTAACACCTTTATTAAAACGGTTAGAGAAAAAAGGTTTAATCACCAGACAGCGTTATAAAGATGATGAACGTGTGCTGCTCGTCTCAATTACCAAAGAAGGAATGGACTTACAGGAAAAAGCCCATACGATTCCTGAACGCATCGGCGCCTGTCTGCCTTTAAACAAAGAGGAAAGTCTGCAGCTTTACCACTTATTATACAAAATATTAGATGATATGGAGGAAGAATAA
- the galE gene encoding UDP-glucose 4-epimerase GalE codes for MRVLLAGGAGFIGSHTAVALIEAGHDVVIVDNYSNSSEEAVRRVGQLTNTEVTHYEADVKDVDALNKIFDENKIDCVIHFAGLKAVGESVQKPIEYYRNNIDTTLALLEVMRSHNVKNIVFSSSATVYGSENKSPLTEDCKKGTCTNPYGWTKWMMEQILTDATVPDQDLSVILLRYFNPIGAHPSGLIGEDPQGIPNNLMPYVTQVAVGRREKLTVFGGDYPTPDGTCLRDYIHVMDLADGHVKAVEYAASRKGTDIINLGTGHPYSVLDIVHTFEEVNNMKLNYEIGPRRAGDLPELYSSAQKAKDVLGWEAKRDLADMCRDSWNFQKKNPQGYKK; via the coding sequence ATGAGAGTATTATTAGCAGGAGGAGCTGGTTTCATCGGTTCCCATACAGCCGTGGCTTTAATTGAAGCCGGCCATGATGTTGTCATCGTTGATAACTATTCAAATTCCAGTGAAGAGGCTGTCAGAAGAGTTGGACAGTTAACCAATACGGAAGTGACACACTATGAAGCGGACGTGAAAGATGTCGATGCTTTAAATAAAATCTTTGATGAAAATAAAATTGACTGTGTCATTCACTTTGCAGGTTTAAAAGCTGTTGGTGAATCAGTACAGAAACCAATTGAATACTATCGTAATAATATTGATACCACATTAGCGTTATTAGAAGTGATGAGATCACATAACGTGAAGAACATCGTCTTCTCTTCAAGTGCGACAGTTTATGGTTCAGAAAACAAATCACCATTAACGGAAGACTGCAAGAAGGGAACATGTACTAACCCTTATGGCTGGACCAAATGGATGATGGAACAGATCTTAACCGATGCAACAGTTCCTGATCAGGATTTATCAGTTATCTTATTAAGATACTTCAACCCAATTGGTGCACATCCAAGCGGTTTAATTGGGGAAGATCCACAGGGGATCCCAAATAACTTAATGCCTTATGTTACTCAGGTAGCGGTTGGCCGTCGTGAAAAATTAACTGTTTTCGGCGGTGATTATCCAACCCCTGATGGCACATGCTTAAGAGACTATATCCATGTCATGGACTTAGCTGATGGTCATGTCAAAGCAGTGGAATATGCAGCTTCTCGTAAAGGGACAGATATTATTAACTTAGGTACTGGTCATCCATATTCCGTTTTAGATATTGTTCATACATTTGAAGAAGTGAACAATATGAAATTAAACTATGAAATTGGTCCAAGACGTGCTGGTGACTTACCTGAACTTTATTCAAGTGCCCAGAAAGCGAAAGATGTTTTAGGCTGGGAAGCAAAACGTGATTTAGCAGACATGTGCCGTGATTCATGGAACTTCCAGAAGAAGAATCCTCAGGGTTATAAGAAGTAA
- the trxB gene encoding thioredoxin-disulfide reductase — translation MLDLAIIGAGPAGLTAALYASRAGASVTVIEAGAPGGKLNLTADIENYPGIKSMQGPQLAYQMYEHGLSFGASLEMREVTGLEDHGDYKVVKTSTGDIEAKNVIIASGTKERKMNVPGEEELTGHGVSYCAVCDGPFFKGKEVAVVGGGNSAIEEAVYLSTIASTVHVVMRRDVFRADKIISDKALAADNIVFHFKKKPHAVLSEDGKVSGLEVSDSDDGSLSVINVSAVFPFVGNDPVTGFAKDLGILDERGYVLTDEHMETKVKGIFAIGDVRQKDLRQVVTATNDGAIAGQYIANSLR, via the coding sequence ATGTTAGATTTAGCAATCATTGGAGCTGGCCCAGCCGGCTTAACAGCCGCATTATACGCTTCTCGTGCCGGCGCGAGCGTCACTGTTATCGAAGCCGGAGCACCCGGCGGAAAATTAAACTTAACAGCTGATATTGAAAACTACCCAGGCATTAAATCTATGCAAGGGCCACAGTTAGCTTATCAGATGTATGAACACGGTTTATCCTTTGGCGCCAGCTTAGAAATGCGTGAAGTCACAGGCTTAGAAGATCATGGTGATTATAAAGTCGTGAAAACTTCAACTGGTGACATTGAAGCGAAAAATGTCATTATTGCCAGCGGGACGAAAGAAAGAAAAATGAATGTCCCTGGCGAAGAGGAATTAACCGGCCATGGCGTTTCTTACTGCGCCGTTTGCGATGGACCTTTCTTTAAAGGGAAGGAAGTCGCGGTTGTCGGCGGCGGGAATTCAGCGATTGAAGAAGCTGTTTATTTATCAACGATCGCTTCTACCGTTCATGTCGTAATGCGCCGTGATGTCTTCAGAGCTGATAAGATCATCAGTGATAAAGCTTTAGCTGCCGATAATATTGTCTTCCACTTTAAAAAGAAACCACATGCCGTATTAAGTGAAGATGGCAAAGTTTCTGGTTTAGAAGTTTCCGATAGTGATGATGGCAGCTTATCTGTCATCAATGTCTCAGCCGTCTTCCCATTTGTCGGTAATGATCCCGTCACTGGTTTTGCGAAAGACTTAGGGATCTTAGATGAACGTGGCTATGTCCTCACTGATGAACATATGGAAACAAAAGTCAAAGGTATCTTTGCGATTGGTGATGTCCGTCAGAAAGATTTACGTCAGGTCGTTACAGCGACGAATGATGGTGCCATCGCTGGTCAGTATATCGCTAATAGCTTACGTTAA